The genomic stretch TTTTTTCTGAACTCCGGGGTGAAGGGAGTGGGGCACATCTGCACCACAAGATGAGACGCTTTGTCTGGGATAAAGGATGGGATGGGAGAACTTACAACTTGAAAAGAGTTGATCAACTCTTATCTCTATGGCGGGCTGATTTTTATGGGGGGAAAAGACGAGAACCTCAGGAGGAAGAAATCTTTGATAAGCTTATCGAAAAGCTTCGGATTGTTAACCTAGCTGTCCAAAGAAGGAATGAGGAGCTGGATTGGGATCAACTGGTGAAGTTTGCCAGAGACCATACTATCGAGGGTAGGGAATGGGGGGACTTTAAGGAAACCCTGAGAAGGTTACTTGTGCTAAGTGAGGAAACGATTCTGTTAGATGAAGAATATCTGGCAAAGGAGTACAAGCACTTTCGCGGTAGGGACAAAAATTATTGACCTATTAATGGTAATATTCTATGCTTAACTCAAAAGATGAGAAAGAGGTGCAAGGGATGAGTACAAAATGGAAATGCTTAGTTTGCGGATACATTCATGAGGGCGATAACCCTCCTGAGGTATGCCCAATTTGTGGAGTTGGCCCAGAACAGTTTGAGAAGCTTCAGGATGTACCTGAGCTAGTAAATGAAGCTGTTGTCCAAGAATCGAAGGACACCACAGCAGTTGTTGAACAAATGGATCGAGCAACAGCTATAATTCAATCTCTCTATAATCTCTCTTATGGATTGTATATTATTACGGCTCATCATGAGGGAGTGGATAATGGCCAGTGTGCGAATACTTGTTTTCAAATCACAGATAAGCCATCACGGATTGCCATTGGCATCAATAAAAACAACTATACCCATGAACTGATTGCGAAAAGTCGCAAATTCGGAGTATCTGTCTTAAATCAACAGGGTCATGATTATGTAAGACATTTCGGCTTCCGCTCGGGGCGGGATTTTGAAAAG from Desulfitobacterium dichloroeliminans LMG P-21439 encodes the following:
- a CDS encoding flavin reductase produces the protein MSTKWKCLVCGYIHEGDNPPEVCPICGVGPEQFEKLQDVPELVNEAVVQESKDTTAVVEQMDRATAIIQSLYNLSYGLYIITAHHEGVDNGQCANTCFQITDKPSRIAIGINKNNYTHELIAKSRKFGVSVLNQQGHDYVRHFGFRSGRDFEKFADLPNVHRGESGILLLNDVVATMEAEVIGELDAGTHTLFLGEVKAGEVLQKAEPMTYAYYRATK